AAGCAAGTAAAAATTTTTTAGGTTATTAAACGGAGGCTGTTAATAATTTAACAGCCTTTTTTTGTTTTTAGCTTTGTATAAGAAAAAAAATACTTAATTTTATGCCCAACTTTTAAGTATAAAGAAATTATCCGCAATATGAGAAAAGGAATATTATTTATTTTATTGCTAATAATAGCAAAAGCTTCATTCCCACAAGCCAAAGAATATCAAAAAGGTGAAGAAGCTTTTATGTACGAAGAGTACTGGACAGCTATAGAACACTTTAAAGTTGCATATTCAAAATACAACGACCCTGTTAAAAAAGCTGAACTAGTATATAAAATTGGTCTATGTTATAGAAATCTTCATGAATCGAAAGAAGCTGAACTATGGTTTAAAAAAGCGATAAAGGTAAAATATCCCGATCCCTTAGCCGTACTATATTATGCCGACGCTCTAAAAATGAATGGGGCATTCGAAGAAGCTATCGTTGAATATCAGAATTATGGGAAATTAGTCCCGGGTGATAAAAGAGCCGAGCTTGGAGTAAAATCGTGCCAATTAGCGGCCAAATGGATAAATAAACCAACACGCTATGCCGTAGAAAATATGGCTTTCTTTAATTCAAAAGATCAGGATTTTAGTCCTGTATTTGCAAAAAAGGATTACAAAGTATTATATTTCACATCGAATCGATCGGGTTCAACCGGCGATCAAATACATGCTCGCACGGGAGCTGGATTCATGGACTTATGGGAAACTTCGGTTGATAGAAAAGGAAAATGGAGCGAACCCAAACCAGTTGAAGGTGCCGTTAATACACCCGACGATGAAGGTGCATCTTCATTAAATTTAAAAGGAAACACACTTTATTTTACACGCTGCGTTGTAAATAAAAAAATGGTTTTAGGTTGCAAAATATATGCATCCGAGCGCAAAGGAGTTAATTGGGATATAGCTCAAGAAATTATGGTAAAAGGTGCTGTCGATAGCACTACTATTGGGCACCCATCTATTTCTGAAGATGAATGTACTTTATACTTTTCAGCTGATTTACCCGGAGGATATGGTGGTAGAGATATATGGATGATTAAACGTGATAAAAAAAGTGCTCCATGGAATCCCGAACCCATCAACTTAGGTCCTGAAATTAATACCCCTGGTTATGAAGTATTTCCGTATATTCGCAATAATGGAAAACTTTATTTTTCAAGCGATTATCATGTTGGTATGGGTGGACTTGACATATTTGAAGCTACTCCCGACTCAAAAACCGGAAAATATAAAGTAGTAAACTTAAAATACCCTATCAATTCCAATGCAGATGATTTTGGAATCATATTCGAAGGTGAAGCAGAACGTGGCTACTTCTCTTCGAACCGCAAAGGAGGCAAAGGTGGTGACGATATTTATATGTTCTATTTACCACCATTACAATTTACACTTAAGGGTTTTATTAAGGATTGTAAAACCGATGAACCTATTGTGGGTGCAAAAATAATACTTAAAGGAAGTGATGGAACCACAGTCGAAGGCCTTAGCGAAGCCGATGGTTCATACAAATTTAATTTAAATGCTAATACCGATTATCAAGTTCTAGCATCTAAAGAAAAGTATCTAAATGGCAATGCCGGAGAATCGACAAAAGGATTAGAAGAAAACAAAGAATTTAATGTCGATATTTGCCTTGAAAGTGTTAAAGAACCCATTGAACTACCCAATATTGAGTATGATTTAGGGAAATGGGATTTGCGTCCAGAATCGATGGTGTCGTTAGATAAATTAGTTGAAACTTTGAATAATAATCCCAACATTGTTATTGAATTAGTTTCACATACCGACTTTCGTTCCGATGATAAATTTAACTTAGAACTTTCGCAAAAACGTGCTCAATCGGTGGTTAATTATTTGATTGAAAAAGGTATAGAACCCGACCGCTTAATAGCTAAAGGATATGGCGAAACTAAACCCAAAACAGTTGATAAAAAAATGGCCGAACGTTATCCTGGCTTCTTAAAAGAAGGACAAGTATTAACTGAAAAATTCATAAAAACTCTTTCAACAGTAGAAGAACAAGAAGTTTGTCATCAATATAACCGTCGTACTGAATTTAGAGTTATACGCGAAGATTATGTCTCTAAAAAACAAAATACAACACTTCCACAAAACTTACCTACACCACCATCGAACGAAGAAAATAATCAAGAAAACGAATAAGTTTATTCTAATATAAGTAACGTTCCGGAAATATAATGCCGGAACGTTTTTTTATATCTAAATGAAAATGAAAAGTGGAAAATACAATAGCAGGGGAGTTAGCTCTCAAAAAGAAGATGTACATGCTGCGATTAAGCATATAAATAAAGGTTTATATCCTAATGCTTTTTGCAAAATATTGCCCGATTATATTTCAAATAATTATTCAAAAGGGATAATAATGCATGCCGATGGTGCTGGTACAAAATCAGCACTCGCTTATATTTATTGGAAAGAAACAGGCGATTTGTCAGTATGGAAGGGCATTGCTCAAGATGCGCTCATTATGAATGTTGACGATTTGCTTTGTGTTGGCTCAACCGGACCATTTTTAATATCTTCGACTATTGGTAGAAATAAAAATCTTATTTCGGGCGATGTAATTGCAGCTATTATTAATGGATTTAGTGCTGTAGTGGATGATCTCAATCATTATGGCATAGAGTGCCAACTGGCAGGAGGAGAAACAGCAGATGTTGGCGATTTGGTTAAAACTATTATAGTAGATTCTACTGTTTATACTTCTATCGACCATTCCGAAGTTATAGAAAACAAAATTCAGCCTAATGATGTTATTGTTGCATTTGCTTCATTTGGACAAGCTACGTACGAAAACGAATATAATAGTGGTATTGGCAGTAATGGGCTTACATTTGCTCGTCATGAAGTGTTGTCAAAAGAATATGCAAAAAAATATCCTGAAACATACGATCATTTAATACCCACTGATTTAGTTTATTCAGGACCATATAAAATTTTTGATACTTATCCAGATAGCACATTAAACGTAGGAAAAATGTTACTCTCACCAACAAGAACTTATGCACCACTTATGAAAATGATTTTAGAAAAATATCGTTCACAAATTCATGGCATTATTCATTGTACGGGTGGGGGACAAACCAAAGTATTGCACTTTATTGATAAATTACACATTGTTAAAGATAATTTGTTTGATATGCCCCCCGTTTTTAAGATGATTCAAAAAGCTACAAATACCGATTTAAAAGAAATGTACAGTGTTTTCAATATGGGGCATCGTCTTGAAATTTATACACCAGAAAATATAGCCCATGATTTAATATCTTTAGCAAAATCGTTAAATATCGATGCTAAAATAATTGGTTATTGCCAAAAATCAGAAACAAAAAAATTGACAATTAAAACAGTTGAACAGGAGTTTATATATAAATAATAGAGGTATGGCAGAAAATTTATTTATCGAAAAGTTAGAAGGCGTTCAATCGAAATTTTTAGAAATTGGCGAACAACTTACGAACCCCGAGGTAGTTGGAGATATAAAACGTTTCGTTGCATTAAATAAAGAGTATAAAGCAATGGAACCCATAGTTGCAGCTTATAAAGAATATAAAAATGTAATAAGCAACATCGAAGAAGCACGCAATATTTTATCTAATGAAAAAGACGATGAAATGCGTGAAATGGCAAAAATGGAGTTAGATTCATTGCTTAAACGTCAGGAAGAACTTGAATCTGAAATTAAGATTTTACTTTTGCCTAAAGATCCCCAAGATGCTAAGAATGCAATTGTTGAAATACGAGCTGGTACTGGTGGCGATGAGGCTTCGATATTTGCTGGCGATTTATTTAGAATGTATTCCAAATATTGCGAAAATAAACGATGGAAAATAGAAGTAAATAGCTTCACCGAAGGAACTGTTGGAGGATACAAAGAAATAATTTTCAAAATAATGGGTGATGGAGTTTATGGTATTATGAAATTTGAGTCGGGAGTGCATCGAGTTCAGCGAGTACCACAAACCGAAACTCAAGGAAGAGTTCACACTTCGGCTGCTACTGTTGCCGTATTTCCAGAAGCAGATGAATTCGATGTTCAAATAAACCCTAACGACATACGTAAGGATACTTTTTGCTCAAGTGGACCAGGCGGACAATCGGTAAATACAACTTATTCGGCTGTACGTTTAACACATATTCCTACAGGTATTGTTGTAAGCATACAAGACGAGAAATCGCAAATTAAAAACTACGAAAAAGCATTAAACGAACTACGTACACGTATTTATAATTTAGAATATCAAAAATACCTTGATTCCATTTCGGCTAAACGAAAAACCATGGTATCAACAGGCGACCGTTCTGCAAAAATCAGAACCTATAATTACCCTCAAAATCGTGTTACCGATCACCGAATAAATTTAACACTCTATAACCTCGATGCTATTATTAATGGCGATTTAGATGAGCTTATCAATCAACTTCAAATAGCCGAAAATGCAGAAAAATTAAAAGAAACTGAACAAATTTAAAATCCAATGAAATTAAATACCATTATTTCTGAAATAAAAAGAAAACAAAGCTTTTTATGTGTTGGACTCGATTCCGATTGGGCAAAAATACCTGCTTGTATAAAAACAACCAACGACCCTGTTTTTGAATTTAATAAAGCTATTGTTGATGCTACTTCTCAATTTTCAATAGCTTATAAGCCCAACATTGCATTTTACGAAGCTATGGGAATAAAAGGATGGCAGAGCCTTGAAAAAACAGTATTTTATATAAAAGAAAAATACCCCGAAATATTTATCATTGCCGATGCTAAACGTGGCGATATTGGCAATACATCAGCCCAATATGCCAAAGCATTTTTCGAAACAATGCCCTTCGATGCTATTACGGTTGCTCCATATATGGGAAGTGATAGTGTAAGCCCTTTTTTAAAGTTTGACGAAAAATTTGTTATTTTACTTGCCCTTACATCTAATACCGGTGCAAACGATTTTCAGTATTTTAAGCAAAATGATGAATATCTCTTTGAAAAAGTATTGAAAGAATCGCAAAATTGGGCAGGAAAAGAAAAAATGATGTATGTCGTAGGAGCTACACGTGCCGAAATGCTTACACAAGTTCGTAAAATTGTACCCGATCATTTTCTTTTAGTTCCAGGAGTAGGAGCTCAAGGAGGAAGTTTGCAAGAAGTAGCTAAATATGGTTTGACAAACGATGGTGGCTTAATCGTCAATTCTTCGAGAGCCATCATCTTTGCTAGTGCCGAATCAGATTTTGATAAAAAAGCAGCGGGTGAAGCGAAACAAGTTCAAGAAGAAATGCGTAAACTGTTGCAAGAAAAAAATATTTGTTAATCATTAATGAACGAGGATTTTCTCCAATTTTTATGGCAATACAGACTCTTTAACGAAGAGTTGCTCGTTTCTGATAAAGGAGAAAAAATTAAAATTATAAATATTGGAACAAAAAATTCCGATGCTGGACCTGATTTTTTTAATGCTCGAATTGTTTATAATTATGTCGAATGGGCTGGAAATATTGAAATACACAAAAATGCTTCCGATTGGAATAAACATAAACATCATCAAGATCAAACATACGACAATGTAATATTGCATATTGTATGGAATAAAGATACAGAAGTATATACAACCCAAAAAAGACAAGTATTAACGGTTGAATTACCTGTTTTGAATCATACCAAAAATGAGTATTTAAAACTATACGAAAACCATAAATCTATTGCATGTAGTGATAAAATTAAAAATTTAAATTTACCTATTACAACCTATTTGACTTCTTTAGCTATAGCTCGACTCGAAAAAAAATCCTCATTTATTTTATTTGAGTTAAAAGACAGCCATTATAATTGGGAAGAAACCTGGTACCGTGTACTGGCATATAGTTTTGGTTTAAAAGCTAATGCACAGGCATTTCTTATGTTAGCTAAAAGCTTACCCCTATCGCTAATTCAGAAAAATGTCGGAAATTTGTTGACTATCGAAGCTTTGTTTTTTGGACAATCTGGACTTTTACCGAGTGATTCAAACGATCCTTACGTTAACCAATTAATAGAAGAATATAAATATCAAAAAACAAAGTATAATTTAAAACCATTAACAGCTACCATCTGGAAATTTTCAAAAATTCATCCACCTTCATTTCCTACAATTAGAATTGCTCAGTGGGCAGCTTTTCTAAATAAACATGCAAATTCAATTACTCATTTTCTAAAAGTACAATCGCTTAAAAATTTATCTAAAATGTTTAATGTTACGCCATCCGAATATTGGCAAATACATTATCATTTTAATTCTAAAAGTAACAAAACTAAAATGAATCTTGGAAAAAGTTTTATTAATATTATTTTAATAAATAGCTTTTTCCCATTCGCATTTACCTTTAGCAAAGAAAGGCTAAACAATGAACTTAGCGATTGGGTGCTCGATATGCTCGAAGAAATGCCCCCCGAGAAAAATCATATAATAAAAGACTGGATAAATGCCGGCATTGAACCTCAAAATGCTTTTCAATCTCAAGCTTTATTGCATTTATTCGAAAATTATTGTAAACCACGATTCTGTTTACGTTGCAATATAGGTACTTACATTCTTTTACAAACTAAATCTCTTGTTTAATATGAATTTTAAACGTTTAGTGGGGTGGTTGCTTTTAGTTTTTAGTATAATTATTTTAGGTATTATAGGTTATAGAGTACTTGAAGGATATTCGTGGATTGATAGTATTTACATGACCATTATAACTATAGGAACAGTTGGATTTAGGGAAGTGAAGCCACTTTCTGACAATGGAAAAATATTTACTTCAATTCTTATTATTTCAAGCCTTATTTCAATGGGCTTATTTGTAACAGCTTTAACAAAATATTTTTTTGAAGGATATTTAGGCACGTATTTTACAAAGAAAAAAATAATAAAAATGATATCAAATTTACAACATCATGTTATCGTTTGTGGCTTTGGCCGTAATGGACGAGAAGCCGTACATGAATTATTAAAAAATCATGAAAAAGTAGTAGTTATAGAAAAATTTCCTCCCAAAAACGAAGATTTAAAACTAGATGGCTTGTTTTTTATTGAAGGTGATGCAACCCAAGAAGAAACACTACTGAAAGCAAATATAATAAACGCAAAAGCCATTATTACGGCAATGCCAAACGATGCTGATAATCTTTATGTAATTCTATCTGCCCGTGAACTAAATCATAATGTATTAATTATTAGTAGAGCGAGCGATGAACATGCTATCAAAAAATTGAAACATGCTGGAGCAAAAAATGTTATTATGCCCGATAAAATAGGAGGCATTCGAATGGCCAAATTGGTATTTCAACCCAATGTGGTTGATTTTGTTGAACAAATTTTGCAACTAAAGGGGAATGTTAAGATAGAAGAAATAGTTTGTACTAACGATTTTTATTTTCAAAAATCAATTCGCGAACTCGATGTTCGAAATTCCGTTGGAACTAATATATTAGGTATGCGACGAAAAGATGGGTCGTACTTAGTAAATCCTAGTGCCGATACCCTAATTCATGAAGGCGATGCTATTTTTGTTCTCGGTACTCACGACCAAATTACCTTGCTTAAAAAGCTATTGCAAAAATGAAGGTACAGCCCAAAAAACATTTAGGTCAGCATTTTTTGCATGATAAAAACATAGCTTATAAAATTGTAGATATTTTGACCGATGCACCCACTATTATTGAGATAGGAGCGGGTATGGGTATATTATCGTCAATTTTACAAGAAAAATTTGGGACTAAGGTCTTATATTTCGATGTAGATAAAGAATCTATAAAGTTTTTAATCGATGAATTAAAAATACCCGAAAAACAAGTTTTTTTGCAGGATATTCTTGCTTACGATTTTTCAAAACAAACTAACTCTATTCATATTATTGGTAATTTTCCTTATAATATCAGCAGTCCTATCTTTTTTAAAATTCTTGAGCATAAAAATAAGATTGATCAAGTGGTTTGTATGATCCAAAAAGAAGTAGCACAACGTATAGCAACGAGCGA
The sequence above is a segment of the Bacteroidales bacterium genome. Coding sequences within it:
- a CDS encoding OmpA family protein, which codes for MRKGILFILLLIIAKASFPQAKEYQKGEEAFMYEEYWTAIEHFKVAYSKYNDPVKKAELVYKIGLCYRNLHESKEAELWFKKAIKVKYPDPLAVLYYADALKMNGAFEEAIVEYQNYGKLVPGDKRAELGVKSCQLAAKWINKPTRYAVENMAFFNSKDQDFSPVFAKKDYKVLYFTSNRSGSTGDQIHARTGAGFMDLWETSVDRKGKWSEPKPVEGAVNTPDDEGASSLNLKGNTLYFTRCVVNKKMVLGCKIYASERKGVNWDIAQEIMVKGAVDSTTIGHPSISEDECTLYFSADLPGGYGGRDIWMIKRDKKSAPWNPEPINLGPEINTPGYEVFPYIRNNGKLYFSSDYHVGMGGLDIFEATPDSKTGKYKVVNLKYPINSNADDFGIIFEGEAERGYFSSNRKGGKGGDDIYMFYLPPLQFTLKGFIKDCKTDEPIVGAKIILKGSDGTTVEGLSEADGSYKFNLNANTDYQVLASKEKYLNGNAGESTKGLEENKEFNVDICLESVKEPIELPNIEYDLGKWDLRPESMVSLDKLVETLNNNPNIVIELVSHTDFRSDDKFNLELSQKRAQSVVNYLIEKGIEPDRLIAKGYGETKPKTVDKKMAERYPGFLKEGQVLTEKFIKTLSTVEEQEVCHQYNRRTEFRVIREDYVSKKQNTTLPQNLPTPPSNEENNQENE
- a CDS encoding phosphoribosylformylglycinamidine cyclo-ligase; the encoded protein is MKMKSGKYNSRGVSSQKEDVHAAIKHINKGLYPNAFCKILPDYISNNYSKGIIMHADGAGTKSALAYIYWKETGDLSVWKGIAQDALIMNVDDLLCVGSTGPFLISSTIGRNKNLISGDVIAAIINGFSAVVDDLNHYGIECQLAGGETADVGDLVKTIIVDSTVYTSIDHSEVIENKIQPNDVIVAFASFGQATYENEYNSGIGSNGLTFARHEVLSKEYAKKYPETYDHLIPTDLVYSGPYKIFDTYPDSTLNVGKMLLSPTRTYAPLMKMILEKYRSQIHGIIHCTGGGQTKVLHFIDKLHIVKDNLFDMPPVFKMIQKATNTDLKEMYSVFNMGHRLEIYTPENIAHDLISLAKSLNIDAKIIGYCQKSETKKLTIKTVEQEFIYK
- the prfA gene encoding peptide chain release factor 1 — translated: MAENLFIEKLEGVQSKFLEIGEQLTNPEVVGDIKRFVALNKEYKAMEPIVAAYKEYKNVISNIEEARNILSNEKDDEMREMAKMELDSLLKRQEELESEIKILLLPKDPQDAKNAIVEIRAGTGGDEASIFAGDLFRMYSKYCENKRWKIEVNSFTEGTVGGYKEIIFKIMGDGVYGIMKFESGVHRVQRVPQTETQGRVHTSAATVAVFPEADEFDVQINPNDIRKDTFCSSGPGGQSVNTTYSAVRLTHIPTGIVVSIQDEKSQIKNYEKALNELRTRIYNLEYQKYLDSISAKRKTMVSTGDRSAKIRTYNYPQNRVTDHRINLTLYNLDAIINGDLDELINQLQIAENAEKLKETEQI
- the pyrF gene encoding orotidine-5'-phosphate decarboxylase, encoding MKLNTIISEIKRKQSFLCVGLDSDWAKIPACIKTTNDPVFEFNKAIVDATSQFSIAYKPNIAFYEAMGIKGWQSLEKTVFYIKEKYPEIFIIADAKRGDIGNTSAQYAKAFFETMPFDAITVAPYMGSDSVSPFLKFDEKFVILLALTSNTGANDFQYFKQNDEYLFEKVLKESQNWAGKEKMMYVVGATRAEMLTQVRKIVPDHFLLVPGVGAQGGSLQEVAKYGLTNDGGLIVNSSRAIIFASAESDFDKKAAGEAKQVQEEMRKLLQEKNIC
- a CDS encoding DUF2851 family protein, with the protein product MNEDFLQFLWQYRLFNEELLVSDKGEKIKIINIGTKNSDAGPDFFNARIVYNYVEWAGNIEIHKNASDWNKHKHHQDQTYDNVILHIVWNKDTEVYTTQKRQVLTVELPVLNHTKNEYLKLYENHKSIACSDKIKNLNLPITTYLTSLAIARLEKKSSFILFELKDSHYNWEETWYRVLAYSFGLKANAQAFLMLAKSLPLSLIQKNVGNLLTIEALFFGQSGLLPSDSNDPYVNQLIEEYKYQKTKYNLKPLTATIWKFSKIHPPSFPTIRIAQWAAFLNKHANSITHFLKVQSLKNLSKMFNVTPSEYWQIHYHFNSKSNKTKMNLGKSFINIILINSFFPFAFTFSKERLNNELSDWVLDMLEEMPPEKNHIIKDWINAGIEPQNAFQSQALLHLFENYCKPRFCLRCNIGTYILLQTKSLV
- a CDS encoding potassium channel protein, which codes for MNFKRLVGWLLLVFSIIILGIIGYRVLEGYSWIDSIYMTIITIGTVGFREVKPLSDNGKIFTSILIISSLISMGLFVTALTKYFFEGYLGTYFTKKKIIKMISNLQHHVIVCGFGRNGREAVHELLKNHEKVVVIEKFPPKNEDLKLDGLFFIEGDATQEETLLKANIINAKAIITAMPNDADNLYVILSARELNHNVLIISRASDEHAIKKLKHAGAKNVIMPDKIGGIRMAKLVFQPNVVDFVEQILQLKGNVKIEEIVCTNDFYFQKSIRELDVRNSVGTNILGMRRKDGSYLVNPSADTLIHEGDAIFVLGTHDQITLLKKLLQK
- the rsmA gene encoding ribosomal RNA small subunit methyltransferase A, yielding MKVQPKKHLGQHFLHDKNIAYKIVDILTDAPTIIEIGAGMGILSSILQEKFGTKVLYFDVDKESIKFLIDELKIPEKQVFLQDILAYDFSKQTNSIHIIGNFPYNISSPIFFKILEHKNKIDQVVCMIQKEVAQRIATSEGSKTYGILSVLLQAFYDIKYHFTVNENVFTPPPKVKSAVIELKRNNVNNIDCSEELFFKVVKTAFNQRRKMLSNSLSSIISKEDIPTQYGNKRPEQMSVKDFIDLTKQIEQIYFRE